The genomic stretch AAGATGGGTTCTTGTGTAAGTTTTTGAAGATAGGATAATAATTTTTCCCCTATACCCCGGTTCTGTTTGGTCGGGCACACATAAGCATGTCTTATTAGAGTCACATCTTGTTTCTGTTGAATACCCATTACACCGACCAGTTCTCCATTTTCTTCATAGCCATAAAGTACTATTCCTTCATCCAGCTCATGTCTCAGTTCTTCTTTGGACATGTATGGCTCTTTCCAATATTCTGCGGGGATAATTCCTTTATATACCCAGGCAGCACCATTGATGATCTCGTAAATCCTGTCGAGATCAAGATTATTGTATTTTCGTATCACGATTTAATGCCTCTTTCATAATGCATATACCATAATAACGGCACTGTGATTAAGATTATAAGTAAACTCCAATAGAACGGGCTGTCGTATTTGATTTTCGTCCCCCTTCTTTTCCAGGATGAGAAAAGACCGTAAATGCACAATAAACAA from Candidatus Methanoperedens sp. encodes the following:
- a CDS encoding GNAT family N-acetyltransferase translates to MIRKYNNLDLDRIYEIINGAAWVYKGIIPAEYWKEPYMSKEELRHELDEGIVLYGYEENGELVGVMGIQQKQDVTLIRHAYVCPTKQNRGIGEKLLSYLQKLTQEPILIATWLNDINAIRFYEKNGFRLVPLEEGYGLQRKYWSTPELKIKTSVVLGDKKWFSKIG